The Episyrphus balteatus chromosome 4, idEpiBalt1.1, whole genome shotgun sequence genome includes a window with the following:
- the LOC129917669 gene encoding cathepsin L, which translates to MFIKKNGEFQRSQPLAMRVLMVLVGIIAAASAVSFVDIVKEEWQTFKLSHSKKYKSDVEEKFRMKIFMENKHKIAKHNQKYAQGLVSYKLGVNKYADLLHHEFANIMNGFNRSNSEASTGLNEIRKDRGVTFISPANVKLPKLVDWRESGAVTPVKDQGHCGSCWSFSATGALEGQHFRKTGVLISLSEQNLVDCSTSYGNNGCNGGLMDQAFSYIKDNGGIDTEMSYPYEGIDDSCHFDKAKIGATDKGFVDIPVGDEVKLMEAIATIGPVSVAIDASHESFQFYNEGVYNETACDSENLDHGVLAVGYGTDEDGTDYWLVKNSWGTTWGDKGYIKMIRNENNQCGIATSASYPMV; encoded by the exons atgtttattaaaaaaaacgggGAATTCCAAAG ATCTCAACCACTAGCCATGCGTGTTTTAATGGTTTTGGTAGGCATTATTGCCGCTGCAAGTGCCGTTTCATTTGTTGACATCGTTAAAGAAGAATGGCAAACTTTTAAG CTTTCACATTCCAAAAAATACAAGAGTGATGTAGAAGAAAAATTCCGCATGAAGATCTTTATGGAAAATAAACATAAGATTGCCAAGCACAATCAGAAATACGCACAAGGTTTGGTCAGTTACAAATTGGGTGTAAATAAGTATGCTGATCTATTGCATCATGAATTCGCCAACATAATGAACGGATTTAACCGCAGCAATTCGGAAGC ctCAACTGGTTTAAATGAAATCCGTAAAGATAGAGGCGTGACATTCATTAGTCCAGCTAATGTTAAACTACCAAAATTAGTCGATTGGAGAGAATCAGGGGCTGTTACACCGGTCAAGGATCAAG gacATTGTGGATCATGCTGGTCATTTTCCGCAACTGGTGCCTTAGAAGGTCAACACTTCCGTAAAACTGGAGTTTTGATTTCGCTTTCCGAACAAAATTTAGTTGATTGTTCAACATCATATGGAAACAATGGTTGCAACGGTGGCCTCATGGACCAAGCTTTTAGTTATATTAAAGACAATGGTGGCATCGATACAGAGATGTCCTATCCCTATGAAGGAATCGATGACTCTTGCCACTTCGATAAAGCGAAGATTGGTGCTACCGATAAAGGATTCGTTGACATTCCTGTTGGAGATGAAGTGAAGCTCATGGAAGCAATCGCCACCATCGGTCCAGTATCAGTTGCCATTGATGCATCGCATGAATCATTCCAATTCTACAATGAAGGCGTATATAACGAAACCGCTTGTGATTCTGAGAACTTAGATCATGGTGTACTTGCTGTTGGTTATGGCACCGATGAGGATGGCACCGATTATTGGTTGGTGAAAAACTCATGGGGAACCACCTGGGGAGATAAGGGTTACATCAAGATGATACGTAACGAAAACAACCAATGTGGTATTGCTACATCTGCCAGTTATCCAATGGTGTAA